One stretch of Thalassophryne amazonica chromosome 17, fThaAma1.1, whole genome shotgun sequence DNA includes these proteins:
- the LOC117529506 gene encoding C-type lectin domain family 17, member A-like has product MDSLLFWGFFSAHCQCQEGWRLYEGRCYYFSTDAKTWLEANAYCLGRNANLMSIQNIHERLWVSTQIDDDIYWIGLNDRVTEGTWEWSDGSPYLEFLEYVIFTTTSSSEDKT; this is encoded by the exons ATGGACAGTttattgttttggggttttttttcagcCCATTGCCAATGTCAGGAAGGTTGGAGACTGTACGAGGGTCGATGTTACTACTTTTCCACTGATGCAAAGACGTGGTTAGAGGCAAATGCGTACTGTTTGGGCCGTAATGCCAACCTGATGAGCATTCAGAACATCCATGAGAGG CTCTGGGTGAGCACACAGATCGATGACGATATCTACTGGATCGGCCTGAACGACAGAGTCACGGAAGGAACCTGGGAGTGGTCAGATGGGAGTCCTTATTTAGAGTTCTTGGAGTATGTGATCTTTACTACTACTTCATCGTCAGAAGATAAAACGTAG